TGCTTCCAAAAGAAGAGCAATGGCCTTTTCTTCTCAGGTTCCCTATAGGATGCTACGGAATCTGTTTAGGACTTAGCAGTCAAGCTGTCTTGTGGCTTGCACTAGCTAAAAGCCCCGCTACACACTTCTTACACATCCCACCGATGATCAACTTAGTTATATGGCTATTGGCACTAGTAGCCTTAGTCTCTGTCTCCTTCACTTACATACTCAAATGCATCTTCTACTTCGAAGCTGTGAAACGAGAGTACTTCCATCCCATTAGGGTCAACTTCTTCTTTGCTCCTTGGGTGGTTTGCATGTTTCTAGCCATCAGCGTACCTCCGGTGCTCTCGCAAAAACCCCTCCATCCAGCCATCTGGTGCGTTTTCATGGGTCCTTACTTCTTCCTTGAGCTTAAGATTTACGGACAATGGTTGTCGGGAGGGAGAAGGCGGCTCTGCAAAGTCGCAAACCCGTCTTCTCATCTTTCTATTGTAGGGAACTTCGTTGGAGCCATCTTAGCTTCCAAAGTTGGATGGAACGAAGTTGCTAAGTTCCTGTGGGCAGTAGGTTTTGCACATTACTTAGTTGTGTTTGTAACACTTTATCAGAGACTTCCCACAAGTGAAGCTTTGCCTAAAGAGCTTCACCCTGTTTACTCCATGTTCATAGCTGCACCATCAGCAGCAAGTATCGCTTGGAACACAATCTATGGACAGTTCGACGGATGTTCAAGAACTTGCTTCTTCATTGCACTGTTCCTATACATTTCCCTTGTAGTTCGGATCAATTTCTTCACTGGATTCAAGTAAGTCTCATCTCAAGTTTTACACAATTTCTCAGGCTCTTATATGTATTGATCATGCAACTAATTGGCAATCATCATGTGCAGGTTCTCAGTGGCGTGGTGGTCATATACTTTTCCTATGACAACAGCATCAGTAGCAACAATAAAATATGCAGAAGCAGTACCTTGTTTCCCTAGCCGAGCTCTAGCAATCACTCTCTCCTTCATTTCCTCGGCTATGGTCTGCGTTTTGTTCGTCTCCACGCTTCTCCACGGCTTTGTCTGGCAAACTTTGTTCCCGAACGATCTTGCAATCGCTATTACAAATAAAAGACTTACCAAGGAGAAGAAACCTTTCAAGAGAGCCTATGACTTGAAGCGCTGGGGCAAGCAGGCTCTGTCGAAGAAAATATCTGCAGAAAAAGATATTGAACCCGAGGACGAATCACATCACTGATGAAAATCATGAATAACAAAAGGATCTTTTCAGATTGAAATAATAGTCAAGCGAGCATTTAGATATAGAGTTACAAGTAGGTGATCAAACTTATTGTATGTATGAATCTCAAGAAGcatgtttaataataatattacattcGCACTCGAAATCACATTCA
This genomic interval from Brassica napus cultivar Da-Ae chromosome A6, Da-Ae, whole genome shotgun sequence contains the following:
- the LOC106445577 gene encoding guard cell S-type anion channel SLAC1, which encodes MEQKQSAPRSNFADINEVVPEEDAEQEPQQQDKNKRFSSNRGPNRGRQRPYRGFSRQVSLETGFSVLNRESKGRGEKKSLPRSGRSFAGFETRGIINNGGDGRKGDFSIFRTKSTLSKQNSLLPSVIRERDIENSLRGEDGETKDESINENVSAGRYFAALRGPELDEVKDNEDILLPKEEQWPFLLRFPIGCYGICLGLSSQAVLWLALAKSPATHFLHIPPMINLVIWLLALVALVSVSFTYILKCIFYFEAVKREYFHPIRVNFFFAPWVVCMFLAISVPPVLSQKPLHPAIWCVFMGPYFFLELKIYGQWLSGGRRRLCKVANPSSHLSIVGNFVGAILASKVGWNEVAKFLWAVGFAHYLVVFVTLYQRLPTSEALPKELHPVYSMFIAAPSAASIAWNTIYGQFDGCSRTCFFIALFLYISLVVRINFFTGFKFSVAWWSYTFPMTTASVATIKYAEAVPCFPSRALAITLSFISSAMVCVLFVSTLLHGFVWQTLFPNDLAIAITNKRLTKEKKPFKRAYDLKRWGKQALSKKISAEKDIEPEDESHH